Proteins encoded within one genomic window of Humulus lupulus chromosome 1, drHumLupu1.1, whole genome shotgun sequence:
- the LOC133815104 gene encoding uncharacterized protein LOC133815104 encodes MAAYHVRSNSFPSRKHPLISEFNEQLCRLRSSEEASSSSTSIASKLSGLQDLHECVDTLLLLPLNQQALSKEQNEKRVDMLLDGSLRLLDLCNNVKDALQQTKESTHELQSILRRKRGGEMSLSSEVKKFSASRKVVKKAVLKAMENRCSLSSLKKEQDTVEIVSMLREVESITLTVFESMLSFIFGSKSQSKSSGWSLLFKMMNTKRVSCEVINESNGFANADVALNLLISQKKVKTTDNKLEDKAQNQLQNLELCIQDLEDGVESRYRRLIKTRVAMLNILNH; translated from the coding sequence atggcagcttaccaCGTTCGCTCCAACAGTTTTCCCTCTAGGAAACACCCTCTCATTTCTGAGTTCAATGAGCAGTTGTGCAGATTGAGGTCTTCTGAAGAAGCCTCTTCATCATCAACATCCATAGCCTCAAAACTAAGTGGTCTTCAAGATCTCCATGAATGTGTTGATACACTGCTTTTGCTACCCCTAAATCAACAAGCATTGTCCAAAGAGCAGAATGAAAAACGAGTTGATATGCTTTTGGATGGATCTCTGAGACTCTTGGATCTGTGCAACAATGTTAAGGATGCCTTGCAACAGACAAAGGAATCCACACATGAACTACAATCAATTTTGCGCAGAAAGCGAGGAGGTGAAATGAGTCTCTCAAGTGAAGTTAAGAAATTCTCAGCCTCTAGGAAAGTGGTTAAGAAggcagtcctcaaggccatggaAAACAGATGCAGCCTCAGTTCCCTAAAAAAAGAACAAGACACCGTTGAAATCGTTAGTATGTTGAGAGAAGTTGAATCAATCACTCTCACCGTGTTTGAATCAATGCTTTCCTTCATTTTTGGATCAAAGTCTCAATCAAAATCAAGTGGCTGGTCATTACTTTTCAAGATGATGAACACCAAAAGAGTATCTTGTGAAGTTATCAACGAATCCAATGGCTTTGCAAACGCTGATGTTGCATTGAATTTGCTCATCAGTCAGAAGAAAGTCAAGACAACAGACAACAAGCTCGAAGATAAGGCGCAAAACCAACTACAAAACTTGGAGTTGTGCATTCAAGATCTTGAAGATGGAGTAGAGAGCCGTTACAGGCGTTTGATCAAAACAAGAGTTGCTATGCTCAACATCCTCAACCACTAA